The Haloplanus salinarum genome includes a region encoding these proteins:
- a CDS encoding universal stress protein has product MTDPLSPSLVLVPVDGSEESLAAVEYAAAIADEYDAAVHALYVVGDDVARAIDTGAVDDETLAADSEAFLDAVVDTVADADVPLSTSMAHGFSTSRLSQHPGNVVLDTAEELGADFVVVPREPLSGETDDVLAKAAEYVLLYASQPVLSV; this is encoded by the coding sequence ATGACCGATCCGCTCTCGCCGTCGCTCGTGCTCGTCCCCGTGGACGGGAGCGAGGAGTCGCTCGCGGCCGTGGAGTACGCAGCGGCCATCGCCGACGAGTACGACGCCGCGGTCCACGCGCTCTACGTCGTCGGTGACGACGTCGCCCGCGCCATCGACACCGGGGCGGTCGACGACGAGACGCTCGCGGCCGACTCCGAGGCGTTCCTGGACGCGGTCGTCGACACCGTCGCCGACGCCGACGTCCCGCTCTCGACGTCGATGGCCCACGGGTTCTCGACCAGCCGCCTCTCCCAGCATCCGGGCAACGTCGTCCTCGACACCGCGGAGGAACTCGGCGCCGACTTCGTGGTCGTCCCCCGCGAACCCCTCTCGGGCGAGACGGACGACGTGCTGGCGAAGGCCGCCGAGTACGTCCTCCTCTACGCGAGTCAGCCCGTGCTCTCGGTCTGA
- a CDS encoding GNAT family N-acetyltransferase, translating to MTDDSTYPDEVSGPFPRPPTAFEDREGRSITVRRYDPDDRGALTAMYEAFDPADRAQGIPPTTEKRITEWLDAITGEETVNVVATHGDDAVGHATLVPDEPEGTAELAIFVLQAYQHAGIGTRLLKTLLGAGAADGFERVWLSVERWNEPAISLYEKVGFRASDTESFEHEMAIRLADQTESTG from the coding sequence ATGACCGACGACAGCACCTACCCCGACGAGGTATCGGGACCGTTCCCCCGGCCGCCGACGGCGTTCGAGGACCGCGAGGGGCGGTCGATCACCGTCCGGCGCTACGACCCGGACGACCGCGGGGCGCTGACGGCGATGTACGAGGCGTTCGACCCGGCGGACCGCGCCCAGGGCATCCCGCCGACGACCGAGAAACGCATCACCGAGTGGCTCGACGCCATCACGGGCGAGGAGACGGTGAACGTCGTCGCGACCCACGGGGACGACGCCGTCGGCCACGCGACGCTCGTCCCCGACGAACCCGAAGGCACCGCGGAACTCGCCATCTTCGTCCTGCAGGCCTACCAGCACGCGGGCATCGGCACCCGACTGTTGAAGACGCTCCTCGGCGCCGGCGCCGCGGACGGCTTCGAACGCGTGTGGCTGAGCGTCGAGCGCTGGAACGAACCGGCGATCAGCCTCTACGAGAAGGTGGGGTTCCGCGCCAGCGACACGGAGAGCTTCGAACACGAGATGGCGATCCGGCTGGCCGATCAGACCGAGAGCACGGGCTGA